The Nitrospira sp. SG-bin1 genome has a window encoding:
- a CDS encoding nicotinate-nucleotide diphosphorylase (carboxylating), producing the protein MATLPAAEIRRAVRQGLEEDLAQGDATTASIFSSSVPARAEIIAQQSLVVAGMAAAVQTFLVIDPSLRLSVLKRDGQRAKNGDPLLLIEGDGRSILRTERVALNFLQHLSGIATLTQRFCQAVRGYPVRILDTRKTLPGWRALQKWAVSLGGGVNHRQSLSDGILIKDNHLALLQGNRRPVERACRLAHARRPKALPIIVEVESLSDVRHALSGKPDVILLDNMDPDMVRRAVALINKRTLVEVSGGITLKNVRAMAAAGADRISIGALTHSAPAATISLAMALTRSSRHRRS; encoded by the coding sequence ATGGCCACGCTCCCCGCTGCAGAAATTCGCCGTGCGGTGCGCCAAGGACTTGAAGAGGATTTGGCGCAGGGCGATGCCACGACCGCGTCGATCTTCTCTTCTTCCGTGCCGGCTCGGGCAGAGATCATCGCCCAACAGTCGTTGGTCGTGGCAGGCATGGCCGCGGCGGTTCAGACCTTTCTTGTGATCGATCCTTCCCTACGGTTGTCGGTCCTCAAGCGCGACGGCCAGCGCGCGAAGAATGGAGACCCGCTCCTCCTTATCGAGGGCGACGGGCGGTCTATCTTACGGACCGAGCGGGTTGCTTTGAACTTTCTCCAACACCTCTCCGGGATCGCCACGTTGACGCAACGGTTCTGTCAAGCCGTGCGCGGCTACCCTGTCCGTATCCTGGATACCAGGAAAACGCTTCCGGGCTGGCGCGCGCTTCAAAAGTGGGCCGTGTCTCTCGGCGGAGGGGTGAACCACCGTCAATCATTGAGTGACGGCATTCTGATCAAGGACAACCACCTGGCGCTCCTCCAAGGCAATCGACGACCGGTTGAAAGGGCCTGCCGACTCGCCCATGCGCGTCGGCCCAAGGCGTTACCCATCATCGTTGAAGTGGAATCTCTCTCCGATGTTCGACACGCGCTCTCGGGAAAGCCTGATGTTATTCTCCTGGACAACATGGATCCGGACATGGTTCGACGTGCGGTGGCGTTGATCAATAAGCGGACCCTTGTGGAAGTCTCGGGCGGCATCACGTTGAAGAACGTCCGAGCCATGGCGGCAGCCGGGGCCGATCGCATCTCCATCGGAGCACTCACCCATTCCGCCCCGGCGGCAACAATCAGCCTTGCCATGGCCTTGACTCGTTCATCGCGACACCGACGTTCATAA